The Corylus avellana chromosome ca8, CavTom2PMs-1.0 genome has a segment encoding these proteins:
- the LOC132189516 gene encoding L-type lectin-domain containing receptor kinase IX.1-like: MACLHCLNISCIVVCIFSHFFIPFAHPLSFNITHFDHPGGSKIVYNGDATAADGAIVLNKDDENGVGTVGWATYADGVHLWENCLTGITHKADFTAHFSFTINNVNASDGAGAGLAFFMAPLHYTIPPNSAGKELGLFNTTTKLAMSKNHIVAVVFDTFPNSTAPQVGIKENSVRSVVSADWDAYSHAGKMANVWITYNATTNNLSVFWTYEKNPVFKGNSSLSCLIDLKEVLSSKRVTIGFSGTTSSKLERHVIHSWDFQSNSDSLEVSCSRIRRFRTCFVTFVVGCSLSLIILVGIISWFVLRRRRNRNHRHGNDADSDSSISTNLERGALPRKFSYLELVAGTNGFANDRRLGQGGSGQVYKGSLRGLGRPVAVKRIFTESKHSESLFINEVKIISRLIHRNLVQFIGWCHEQGEFLLVYEYMPNGSLDNHLFGHGETLPWSARYKIALGLASALHYLHEEAEKYCVLHRDIKSANVLLDTDFSTKLGDFGVAELVDPRSRTHTTGVVGTYGYLAPEYANEGRASKESDMFSFGVVALEIACGRRTFHDGEYHVSLVTWVWEFYLAGDLLQAADERLSMSFSEDQMRCLLIVGLWCTNPNYRERPKAGQVIKVLQLEVALPELPPDMHDPLLHPLLKTKGELGSFRPSITSSLKDLGR; encoded by the coding sequence ATGGCTTGTCTTCACTGTTTGAATATTTCCTGCATTGTTGTCTGCATTTTCTCCCACTTTTTCATCCCCTTTGCCCATCCACTTTCcttcaacattactcattttgaTCACCCGGGTGGCTCGAAAATCGTCTACAACGGCGATGCCACAGCTGCCGATGGAGCAATTGTGCTCAACAAAGACGACGAGAATGGCGTGGGGACCGTGGGGTGGGCGACATATGCAGATGGTGTGCATCTATGGGAGAACTGCTTAACTGGGATTACTCATAAGGCAGACTTCActgctcatttttctttcaccaTTAACAATGTTAATGCTAGTGATGGGGCTGGGGCTGGCCTGGCCTTCTTCATGGCGCCTTTACACTATACAATTCCGCCCAACTCGGCCGGTAAAGAGTTGGGACTATTCAATACAACCACCAAGCTTGCCATGTCCAAAAACCACATTGTTGCAGTTGTGTTTGACACTTTCCCAAATTCAACAGCGCCACAGGTTGGGATCAAGGAGAACTCGGTCCGTTCAGTCGTCTCTGCGGATTGGGATGCTTACTCGCATGCCGGAAAGATGGCTAATGTTTGGATTACTTACAATGCCACAACCAATAACCTCAGTGTGTTCTGGACATACGAGAAAAACCCTGTTTTTAAGGGtaactcttctctttcttgCCTTATAGATCTAAAAGAAGTTCTTTCTTCCAAGCGGGTAACCATTGGTTTCTCAGGCACTACGAGCTCGAAGCTTGAGCGGCATGTTATTCATTCATGGGATTTTCAGTCCAATTCGGACTCCTTGGAGGTAAGCTGCAGTAGAATAAGGAGGTTCAGGACATGTTTTGTAACGTTTGTTGTAGGGTGTTCCTTGAGCTTGATTATTCTAGTGGGCATCATCAGTTGGTTTGTTCTGAGAAGGAGGAGAAACAGGAATCACAGACATGGAAATGACGCGGATTCCGACTCCTCTATAAGTACAAATCTTGAGAGAGGAGCGTTGCCTAGGAAATTTTCTTACCTGGAACTAGTTGCAGGCACCAATGGTTTTGCAAATGATAGGAGGCTAGGTCAGGGAGGGTCTGGCCAAGTCTACAAAGGAAGCTTGAGAGGCCTGGGCCGCCCGGTTGCTGTGAAGAGAATCTTCACTGAATCCAAACACTCCGAGTCTTTATTCATCAACGAGGTGAAGATAATTAGCCGTTTAATACATCGAAATCTGGTTCAGTTCATTGGTTGGTGTCACGAGCAAGGCGAATTCTTGCTTGTCTATGAGTACATGCCTAATGGCAGTCTCGACAATCATCTCTTTGGCCATGGAGAAACCCTGCCATGGAGTGCGAGATACAAGATAGCTTTAGGGTTGGCCTCAGCCCTTCATTACCTCCACGAAGAAGCAGAGAAGTACTGTGTCCTCCACAGAGACATCAAGTCAGCTAATGTACTGTTGGACACAGATTTCAGCACCAAGCTTGGTGATTTTGGAGTTGCTGAGCTGGTTGACCCCCGGTCGAGGACTCATACGACAGGTGTGGTCGGGACTTATGGCTACTTGGCCCCAGAATACGCAAATGAAGGGAGGGCCAGCAAGGAATCAGACATGTTTAGTTTTGGAGTGGTGGCTTTGGAGATTGCATGTGGGAGGAGGACTTTCCACGATGGGGAATATCATGTGTCACTGGTGACATGGGTTTGGGAGTTCTACCTAGCAGGGGATCTTCTCCAAGCAGCTGATGAGAGACTGAGCATGAGCTTTTCCGAGGACCAGATGAGATGCTTGTTGATTGTGGGGTTGTGGTGTACTAATCCAAACTACAGGGAAAGGCCAAAGGCAGGGCAGGTAATTAAGGTCCTTCAGCTTGAAGTGGCGCTGCCGGAGCTTCCACCAGACATGCATGATCCTCTGCTTCATCCACTCCTTAAAACCAAAGGAGAGCTCGGTTCCTTTCGGCCATCCATTACCTCAAGCCTCAAAGATCTGGGGCGGTAA